The proteins below come from a single Capricornis sumatraensis isolate serow.1 chromosome 14, serow.2, whole genome shotgun sequence genomic window:
- the LOC138090671 gene encoding fibroin heavy chain-like, with translation MGAGAKAGYRDGFGGSGGFDSGAKAGYRDGLGGSEGMGAGTKAGYRDGFGGSGGFDSGAKAGYRDGLGGSGGFDSGAKAGYRDGLGGSGGVDSEAKAGYGDGLGGSGGVDSGAKAGYRGGLGGSGGFDSGPKAGYRDGLGGSGGFDSGAKAGCRDGLGGSGGVDSGAKAGYQDGLGGSGGVDSEAKAGYGDGLGGSGRVDSGAKAGYRGGLGGSGGMGVGAKAGYGDGLGDSGGVVSGAKAGYRGGLGGSGGMGVGAKAGYRDGLGGSGGVDSEAKAGYRDGLGGSGRVDSGAKAGYRGDLGGSGGVDSEAKAGYRDGLGGSGGMGVGAKAGYGDGLGGSGGVDSEAKAGYRGGLGGSGGMGAGAKAGYRDGLGGSGAVDSGGKAGYRDGLGGSGAVDSGTKASYRDGLGHSGGVDSGAKAGYQDGLGSSGGVDSGAKAGYGDGLGGSGGVDSGAKAGYRGGLGGSGGMGVGAKAGYGDGLGGSGGVDSGAKAGYGDGLGGSGGVDSGAKAGYRGGLGGSGGMGVGAKAGYGDGLGGSGRVDSEAKAGYRDGLGGSGGMGAGAKAGYRDGLGGSWGVDSWAKAGYGDGLGGSGGMGAGAKAGYQDGLGSSGGVDSGAKAGYGDGLGGSGGVDSGAKAGYRGGLGGSGGMGVGAKAGYGDGLGGSGGVDSGAKAGYRGGLGGSGGVDSGAKAGYGDGLGGSGGVDSGAKAGYRGGLGGSGGMGVGAKAGYGDGLGGSGGVDSEAKAGYRDGLGGSGGMGAGAKAGYRDGLGGSGAVDSGTKAGYGDGLGGSWGVDSGAKAGYGDGLGGSGGMGAGAKAGYQDGLGGSGRVDSGAKAGYGDGLGGSGVMEAGTKAGYRNGLGGSGGVDSGAKADYGDGLGGSGGMGAGAKPDVQVPWMV, from the exons ATGGGGGCAGGCGCTAAGGCTGGTTATAGGGATGGTTTTGGAGGTTCTGGGGGTTTTGATTCAGGGGCTAAGGCTGGTTATAGGGATGGTTTAGGGGGTTCTGAAGGAATGGGGGCAGGCACTAAGGCTGGTTATAGGGATGGTTTTGGAGGTTCTGGGGGTTTTGATTCAGGGGCTAAGGCTGGTTATAGGGATGGTTTAGGGGGTTCTGGGGGTTTTGATTCAGGGGCTAAGGCTGGTTATAGGGATGGTTTAGGGGGTTCTGGGGGAGTTGACTCAGAGGCTAAGGCTGGTTATGGGGATGGTTTAGGGGGTTCTGGGGGAGTTGATTCAGGAGCTAAGGCTGGTTATAGGGGTGGTTTAGGGGGTTCTGGGGGTTTTGATTCAGGGCCTAAGGCTGGTTATAGGGATGGTTTAGGGGGTTCTGGGGGTTTTGATTCAGGGGCTAAGGCTGGTTGTAGGGATGGTTTAGGGGGTTCTGGGGGAGTTGACTCAGGGGCTAAGGCTGGTTATCAGGATGGCTTAGGGGGTTCTGGGGGAGTTGACTCAGAGGCTAAGGCTGGTTATGGGGATGGTTTAGGGGGTTCTGGGAGAGTAGATTCAGGAGCTAAGGCTGGTTATAGGGGTGGTTTAGGGGGTTCTGGAGGAATGGGGGTAGGCGCTAAAGCTGGTTATGGGGATGGTTTAGGGGATTCTGGGGGAGTTGTTTCAGGAGCTAAGGCTGGTTATAGGGGTGGTTTAGGGGGTTCTGGAGGAATGGGGGTAGGCGCTAAAGCTGGTTATAGGGATGGTTTAGGGGGTTCTGGGGGAGTTGACTCAGAGGCTAAGGCTGGTTATAGGGATGGTTTAGGGGGTTCTGGGAGAGTAGATTCAGGAGCTAAGGCTGGTTATAGGGGTGATTTAGGGGGTTCTGGGGGAGTTGACTCAGAGGCTAAGGCTGGTTATAGGGATGGTTTAGGGGGTTCTGGAGGAATGGGGGTAGGTGCTAAAGCTGGTTATGGGGATGGTTTAGGGGGTTCTGGGGGAGTTGACTCAGAGGCTAAGGCTGGTTATAGGGGTGGTTTAGGGGGTTCTGGAGGAATGGGGGCAGGGGCTAAGGCTGGTTATAGGGATGGTTTAGGGGGTTCTGGGGCTGTTGATTCAGGAGGTAAGGCTGGTTATAGGGATGGTTTAGGGGGTTCTGGGGCTGTTGATTCAGGCACTAAGGCTAGTTATCGGGATGGTTTAGGGCATTCTGGGGGAGTTGATTCAGGGGCTAAGGCTGGTTATCAGGATGGCTTAGGGAGTTCTGGGGGAGTTGATTCAGGGGCTAAGGCTGGTTATGGGGATGGTTTAGGGGGTTCTGGGGGAGTTGATTCAGGAGCTAAGGCTGGTTATAGGGGTGGTTTAGGGGGTTCTGGAGGAATGGGGGTAGGCGCTAAAGCTGGTTATGGGGATGGTTTAGGGGGTTCTGGGGGAGTTGATTCAGGGGCTAAGGCTGGTTATGGGGATGGTTTAGGGGGTTCTGGGGGAGTTGATTCAGGAGCTAAGGCTGGTTATAGGGGTGGTTTAGGGGGTTCTGGAGGAATGGGGGTAGGCGCTAAAGCTGGTTATGGGGATGGTTTAGGGGGTTCTGGGAGAGTTGACTCAGAGGCTAAGGCTGGTTATAGGGATGGTTTAGGGGGTTCTGGAGGAATGGGGGCAGGGGCTAAGGCTGGTTATAGGGATGGTTTAGGGGGTTCTTGGGGAGTTGACTCATGGGCTAAGGCTGGTTATGGAGATGGTTTAGGGGGTTCTGGAGGAATGGGGGCAGGTGCTAAGGCTGGTTATCAGGATGGCTTAGGGAGTTCTGGGGGAGTTGATTCAGGGGCTAAGGCTGGTTATGGGGATGGTTTAGGGGGTTCTGGGGGAGTTGATTCAGGAGCTAAGGCTGGTTATAGGGGTGGTTTAGGGGGTTCTGGAGGAATGGGGGTAGGCGCTAAAGCTGGTTATGGGGATGGTTTAGGGGGTTCTGGGGGAGTTGATTCAGGAGCTAAGGCTGGTTATAGGGGTGGTTTAGGGGGTTCTGGGGGAGTTGATTCAGGAGCTAAGGCTGGTTATGGGGATGGTTTAGGGGGTTCTGGGGGAGTTGATTCAGGAGCTAAGGCTGGTTATAGGGGTGGTTTAGGGGGTTCTGGAGGTATGGGGGTAGGCGCTAAAGCTGGTTATGGGGATGGTTTAGGGGGTTCTGGGGGAGTTGACTCAGAGGCTAAGGCTGGTTATAGGGATGGTTTAGGGGGTTCTGGAGGAATGGGGGCAGGGGCTAAGGCTGGTTATAGGGATGGTTTAGGGGGTTCTGGGGCTGTTGATTCAGGAACTAAGGCTGGTTATGGGGATGGTTTAGGGGGTTCTTGGGGAGTTGACTCAGGGGCTAAGGCTGGTTATGGAGATGGTTTAGGGGGTTCTGGAGGAATGGGGGCAGGCGCTAAGGCTGGTTATCAGGATGGTTTAGGGGGTTCTGGGAGAGTTGATTCAGGGGCTAAGGCTGGTTATGGGGATGGTTTAGGGGGTTCTGGGGTAATGGAGGCAGGCACTAAGGCTGGTTATAGGAATGGTTTAGGGGGTTCTGGGGGAGTTGATTCAGGAGCTAAGGCTGATTATGGGGATGGTTTAGGGGGTTCTGGGGGAATGGGGGCAGGCGCTAAG CCGGACGTCCAGGTCCCGTGGATGGTGTAG